The following coding sequences are from one Cygnus olor isolate bCygOlo1 chromosome 2, bCygOlo1.pri.v2, whole genome shotgun sequence window:
- the OTUD6B gene encoding deubiquitinase OTUD6B, whose amino-acid sequence MEGCGAEEEEEDGGPLQRLVKRQRKEKRELQAKIQGMKNAVPKNDKKRRKQLADEVAKLEAELEQKHKEELKQLKEATPEQNKIDSVTDGVANVELEQLEQQIQHPRISKAQKRREKKAALEKEREERIAEAEIENLTGARHVESQKLASLLAARHLEIKQIPSDGHCMYRAIEDQLKDRQNSWTVTTLRNQTAKYMQSHFDDFLPFLTNPTTGNMYSREEFEKYCDDIANTAAWGGQLELRALSHILQTPIEVVQMDSPSIIVGEEYSGKPITLVYMRHAYGLGEHYNSVKLLTDSATENGS is encoded by the exons ATGGAGGGCTGCggggccgaggaggaggaggaggacggcgGGCCCTTGCAGCGGCTCGTCAAGCGGCAGCGCAAGGAGAAGCGGGAGCTCCAAG CAAAAATTCAAGGCATGAAAAATGCTGTTCCCAAGAATGATAAAAAGAGACGAAAACAGCTGGCTGATGAAGTTGCCAAACTAGAGGCAGAACTTGAACAGAAGCACAAGGAGGAGTtaaagcagctgaaggaagCTACACCTGAGCAGAATAAG atagATTCTGTAACTGATGGGGTTGCAAATGTAGAGCTTGAGCAACTGGAACAACAGATTCAGCATCCTCGAATAtcaaaagcacagaagaggagG gaaaaaaaagctgccttggagaaagaaagagaagaaaggataGCTGAAGCTGAGATCGAGAATTTAACAGGTGCTAGACATGTTGAAAGTCAGAAACTTGCCTCCCTGTTGGCAGCAAGACACTTGGAGATTAAGCAGATTCCTTCCGATGGCCACTGCATGTACAGAGCTATCGAAGATCAGCTCAAGGATCGCCAGAATTCCTGGACTGTTACAACTCTGAGAAACCAAACGGCAAAGTATATGCAAAGTCATTTTGATGACTTCCTGCCATTTCTTACAAACCCCACTACTGGAAACATGTATAGCAGAG aggaatttgaaaaatactgtgatGATATAGCAAATACGGCTGCGTGGGGTGGTCAACTGGAA CTAAGGGCTTTGTCGCACATTTTGCAAACACCTATTGAAGTAGTGCAAATGGATTCCCCGTCCATTATTGTTGGTGAAGAATATTCAGGCAAACCAATAACACTTGT gTATATGAGACATGCCTATGGATTAGGAGAACATTATAATTCTGTAAAACTTCTAACAGACTCTGCTACAGAAAACGgcagctaa